The segment GCGACGCTTCGACCCTCGGCAACGACTTCTCCCTGCTCGTCGACGACCTCTACGTTCACCTTCAGATGCGGTGAAAGCTTTTCCAGCTTGAATTCGCTGGGCGATATCGGCTGTCCCGCCACTTTGCTCAACTCGCGAGCGACCGCTTCGGTAAACTTGCCTTTGCCAAACTCAATCTCTGCGACAACTGTGTCCGCCGTTTCGGGAGCAGGAACAACCATTCGCCGCGTGGCTTTGGGAAGACTGCGGATTAGCTCGATGACACGGGACTTCATCAGTCCCGGAATCAGCCAGCCAGTTTGCACATCGTCCAGTTGCCCGATCCCTTCGACCGGCAAGCGAATCGTGGCTCCATCGTTTTTATCGCCGGGCGAAAACTTGTATTCGATCGGAATCTCCATCGATCCGATTTGTACCTCGTTGGGAAACAGTTCCTGGGAGTTTCCAAGGTCGGCTCCTGGTAGCAAATCGGATTTCGTCATCCGCAGTTTCTGATCAAGCGAAGGATCAGACTTCAGTTTCTGCAATAGCGAGCGATTGTCGAAAACGTCTTCCGGAAGATGTTGTTCGTAAAACGCCGGCGTGACGAATGGATCGATCACCAGGTCGCGGTCGCGGGTTTTTGCGGCCTCTTTTTCCAGCTCTTCGACCAGCCACTGGTTGTGAATGTAAAAGTCCGGCGTTCCCTCGAACTCGTCGCCGCACAGTCCCCGGTCGATGAAGATCGTTCGCGCCGCTGCCGCATCAATTGGTCCGTAGTGCACCGCGCGACCCGCGACGATCGGCAGCCCGAACAGGCTGACGTGTTCCGACACCATGACGGATTGTTTCTTCTTGCTCCACCGCGCGTCGGTGTGTCGTTTCTTGATCAGGTGAGGAGCCAGTCGTTCGATCCAGTCTGGCGAAATCGAAGCAACCGTGCGGCCGTATCGTTTGGTGGTCTCGACGATTTCCGCCGCGATGATCCATTTTGGTTTGGTACCGAACACATCCGAACCCGGCCAGAGATGGAACTTGATTCCGCCCGAGCCAGTGAACTCATGCTTGTCGCCCAGCATCGCGACTCCCGAAAGCAGCCCGCACATCAGGCTACGATGGATCGCGTTGTAGTCATTCTTGCGATCCCGAATTTTCAGTCCCTCGCGACCCACCATCGACTTCAGCTGCCGATAGATTTCCTGCCATTGTCGCATCAGAGAAAACGAAATGAAGTTCTGCTCGCAGGCTTTCTTCAACTTGCTTTTGGAAAGGTCCTCTTTTCGTTCGTGGTACCAATCCCAAATGTTCAGCAGCCCCAAAAAGTCCGATTTTTCGTTGGCGAACTGCTCGTGGGCCTGATCCGCGGCCTGTTTGCGTTCTACTGGACGAAGTTTGGGGCTCTGGATCTCGAGCGCCGATGCGATGACCAGCACCTCCGCCAAACAGCCTTCTCGGTCGGCAGAGAAAATCATCTTTCCAATCCGCGGATCGACAGGAAGCCGCGCCAGCTTGCGGCCTTCCCGCGTCAAATGTTTTTTCTCATCGACAGCGCCGACTTCAAACAGCGTTTTAAAACCATCGCGCACGTTCTCGACTCGTGGCGGATCAATAAAAGGAAACTCTTCGATGTCACCCAGTCGCAAGTGCAAGGTCTGAAGAATCACGGATGCCAAATTCGTGCGACGGATTTCTGGCGTGGTAAATTTCTGCCGCGACTCGTAATCGTCTTCCGCATAAAGACGAACCGCCACGCCGGGCCCGATTCGACCACAGCGCCCCGATCGCTGATTGGCTGACGCTTGGGAAACGGGCTCGATTGGCAAACGTTGAACTTTGCTTTTCGCCGCGTAGTGGCTGATTCGCGCGGTTCCGGTATCGACCACGCAACTGATTCTCGGAACCGTGATCGAAGATTCCGCAACGTTCGTCGCCAGCACAATCCGCCGTGCGGACTTCGGTTGAAAGATCTCGTTCTGCTGACCTGTGGATAGTCGCGCGTAGAGCGGGAGAACTTCGATTCGGGAACCGCCAAGTACAGCTTTCAGCTTCCGGCTGACGGTGCGGATTTCTGCTTCGGTGGGCAGAAAGACAAGAATGTCTCCGTCCTCTTCCCTGACCAGTTCGCGGCACGTCTGCGCCACGTGATCAGAAACTTCGATCTGTGAATCGCCGCCGTCCGGTGATGTCGGCGGTTGGTAGCGAATCTCAACCGGATAGGTGCGGCCCTCAACATTGATGATGGGAACCGGTTTGTCTTTGTCGACGGTGAAATGGTCCGCGAATCGCTGCGTGTTGATCGTTGCCGAAGTGATGATCAGTTTCAGGTCTTTCCGCGTGGCCAGAATTCGTTTCAGTCCGCCAAGCAAAAAATCGATGTTCAGCGAACGTTCGTGCGCTTCATCGATGATGATCATTTCGTACTGATTCAGGAATCGGTCGGACTGCGTTTCCGCCAGCAGGATTCCGTCGGTCATCAACTTGATGAAAGTATCATTGCCCGTTTTGTCGTCGAAACGAATCTTGAAGCCGACGTCTTTGCCCAGCGGCGTTCCAATCTGCGACGCCAGTCTCGCCGCCACTCCACGGGCCGCAATTCGACGCGGTTGCGTGTGCCCGATCATTCCCCGGATTCCGAGCCCCGCCTGAAGTGCGATTAAAGGAAGCTGAGTCGATTTTCCGGATCCAGTTTCGCCGCTAATAACGACGACCTGGTGGTTAAGAATGGCTTCGGTGATTTCTTCAGATCTGGCCGCGATCGGAAGCGTTTCATCCAGTTGCGGTTTCGGGAGCAAGCTTTCGCGCTTCGAAAATCGTTCTTTGGAGGCCGCGAAACGTTTGAGGAAGTTCTCCAGCTTCGCAAGATCGCCCGCGTTGCCAGATTCCGGTTGGTTTTTCAATCGTCGAAAGTTCGAACGCAGCCAGTGCTCATCGGTGAGCATGGTTTGGTCGATCGCGGATCGAAATTCGGATGGGTTGGGAAGCTGTGTCATCGGCGGAGATTTTAGTTGAACTGCTCTCTGCGACAAACGGTGGGTGCAAAGGTTCGAGGTTTTCGTGCAGCTTCGTGTCGATAGCGACCACGCGACGCGGTTCGGTGACGCTGGCTCGAGGGTCAAGGCTGGGTTTCGTGGGGATGACGGGCAGTGAGTCCTGGCTGCGGGTTATAGCGGTTGTGACAACAGGAAACTGGCTCCATCGCGGCTCTGAGCTATGGAGAATATTCAGCAGCGACTAAAATGAGGCCTTCAAACTGAACCACTGATGCCTCGAAAGTCTGCTATGAGTATCCGACGTGCTGTGATCACAGCCGCGGCTCCTGATCAAAAATCGCTTCCGCTCCAAAGTCTCGTCGACCAACACGGAAATCCGAAAACCGCTCTGGAGCTAATTCTCGACGAATGCGTTGACGCCGGCGCGGAAGAAATCTGCGTCATCGTCTGCCCGGGTGCCGGAGAGACTTTCACGCGGTCTGCAGGCCAGCATGCCAATCGACTGACCTTCGTCGAACAGGCAAATCCACGAGGCTATGGCGATGCACTTTTTCGCGCCAGGAACTTCGTCGGCAACGAGCCGTTTTTGCACTTGGTCAGCGACCATGTTTACATCAGTCACAGCGACCACGGCTGTGCCCGACAGGTTGTCGAACTTGCCAGTCAGGAGAACTGCGTTGTATCGGCCGTGCAGGAAACTCGCGAAAACATGCTGCCGTTCTTCGGAACGGTTGGTGCGACCCGTAGCGGAAACCGTGACGATGTCTACGACGTCAATTCGGTCGTCGAAAAGCCAACGCCGACCCGAGCCGAGCAGGACTTGATCGTGGCCGGGCTGCGTTCCAGCCACTACCTCTGTCTTTCAGGGATGCATGTGTTGACCCCCGGAGTCATGGAGGTGCTGGGGGAACAGATCAATGCAACGGAAGGCTCGATTCAGCTTTCCGACGCCCTGCACGCCGCGGCGCAGCGCGAACGATATTTGGCGCTGCGGGTAAAGGCGTCTCGCTACAATATCGGCGAAAAGTACGGTTTGCTCAAAAGTCAATTGGCATTGGCGCTCAACGGAAAAGACCGTGACGACATTCTCGCAGAGCTGCTTGAGTTAGTGGCGACGACTGGCGGAGGAGCCTGATATGTCGGTTGCCACAAAGAAAAATTCGCTGGTCGACATCATCACGTCGACCGAAGATGACGTTCGCAATCAGTCACTGGACGCCGTTTGCGAAGGAGCCACATTGGACGAGTTGTTGCAGCATTGCGAAGCACTCGATTCGTTCTGGCGGCAAACGGACAATCTGTACCATCGCGTGCGAGCTCTGTTTTTTCTGTTTTCCATCCATCGATTTCAGCTGCCGCCGCACTACGGGCCGGACCACAGCGGCAACATTCCCTTCGACGCCTGGCAACATTTGCTCGAGCGGCGATTCACCGAAGCGATTGACGAGCTGTTGGAAGTTCAGCAAAGCGAAGGACCCTGCGATGGGCTTTCGAGCGCGTTGGCCAGCAGTTATCACGAACTCGGTTTTCAGACATTGGCCGATCAGGTTCGGAAAAGCGTCCGAACGGTACGTGGCAACCAGTGGATGTTCCGCACCGGGCATCCCGCCGATCATCCGCTTCGCTTTCGCAAGGAATTGCTGCAAAAGGACGAAAGCAACGCATCGTATCCGATGCTCAAAGAGACAACCGCGGTGCGAATGGATTTCACGCACAGCGCGTGGAGCGATATTTTCTTTCTCGGAATGGACTTTCCCTCGGGCGCCAAAGTGATCAATGCTTCGGTGAACCTTGGTGTTATGGGACGTGACAAGCAGCCCCGTCCGCCAATTGAATGCTATCTCCGGGTAATCGATCAGCCTGTTCTCAAGCTGACCAGCACCGATTTGAAGGCCTCGGCAGAGATCGAGACGATTGCAGAAGTCTTCGATTTTGCAAAAGACTATCTTGGACTGTTGAAGGCGGCTGTGATCGCTGCCGGAATTGTTCCGCCAGGCATGGAAGGCTGCGGGCAGACGATGGAAAGCCTGCTCGAACGTCTGGTCGGTCCTGGCTTGGGACTGGAAATCGTGTCCAAGGTCAACGACATTCCAAAGGGATCACGGCTGGCGGTTTCAACCAATTTGCTGGGCTCGCTGATTTCCGTTTGCATGCGTGCGACAGGCCAGGTGAGTGAACTGACTGGCGGGCTTCAGGAGTCCGATCGGCGTATCATTGCCGCGCGTGCGATTCTTGGAGAATGGATCGGTGGATCGGGTGGTGGATGGCAAGACTCGGGCGGAGTTTGGCCAGGAATCAAACTGATTTGCGGAAGCGAGGCCGAGTCTGGCGATCCGGAATTCGGAGTTAGCCGCGGGCGGTTGCTGCCAAAGCACGAAGTGTTTTCTTCCGAAGAAGTCACGCCAGAGACGCGAAAAGCGCTGCAGGATTCTTTGGTGCTGGTTCATGGCGGGATGGCCCAGAACGTCGGACCGATCCTTGAAATGGTGACGGAAAAATATCTTCTTCGCAGCCCTGTCGAATGGGAAGCTCGTAAAGAAGCCATCGAAATTCTTGGTGAAATCACTCGCGGGCTCAAAGAGGGCGATATCCGGGCGATCGGGAAAGCCACCAGTCGAAACTTCTTTGGTCCGCTTCAGAAAATAATTCCCTGGTGCACGAATCTGTTCACCAATTCGTTGGTCGAGCAAAGTGAACAAAAATGGGGCGACCAGTTTTGGGGTTTCTGGATGCTTGGCGGAATGGCAGGCGGCGGGATGGGATTCATCTTCGATCCGGCAGTCAAAGAAGACGCCAAGCGTTGGTTGCAGACGACGATGATCGAGACTCGCGATCGGATGCAGACTCGACTGCCGTTCGCGATGACTCCTGTGGTTTACGATTTTGAAATCAATGACCGTGGCACGTGGAGCGAAATGCTTGCCGGCGACGATGCCAGAATGCCAGGCGAATACTACGCGCTTCAGGTTCCCGGTTGGTTAAAGCAGGAATCCCACGAACTTCCAGCACTGGCTCGGCGAGAGTTGGAGCAACTCGGCAGTGAATTTCGAAACGAAGGCCAGTCGGCGACCCTGCAGAAGCTTATTGAAAGCATTCTGCCTGGCCGCAAGTCAACGGGCGTCCGCGAAGATTCACTTGGCGAGCTACTCGAGCGTTTTGGTTTTGATCGGGAATTACACGAGCAAATTCAAACGGACCTGCAGTCGGGCCGTTTCGGGCTGTCGCAAAATCGATTGCCGTTGAACACGTCGATCAAAGATGTTGAGTATGAAGACGTTGTTGACGTTCGAGAGTCAATCTCGAGGTTCGCCCGTTCCGCTGGCGAGGCCGCGATCGCAAACGGAGAAGTCGCAGTCGTCACGTTGGCCGCTGGCGTCGGAAGCCGCTGGACCGAAGGGGCGGGCGTCGTCAAAGGCTTGCATCCTTTCGCACAGCTGTCGGGAAAGCATCGCAGTTTTCTGGAAGTGCATCTCGCGAAGAGCAATCGAATCTCCAAGCAGTTCGCCAGCCAGGAAAACGCGATTCCGCACATCATCACGACGGGCTACATGACGCATGAGCCCATCGCTGAACACTTAAGCCAGGTTTCCAACTACGGATATCCGGGCCAGGTCATCCTGTCTCCGGGGCGCTACGTTGGCTTGCGGACGATTCCGATGGTTCGCGATTTGCGTTTTGCCTGGCAGGAAATGCCGCAACAGGTGCTCGATCAACAGCAACAAAAAGTTCGCGACAGCGCTCGCGCGGCACTGATTCGTTGGGCTCGGCAAATGGGTGAAGGCACCGACTATACCGACAATATGCCGATGCAATGTCTGCATCCAGTCGGACACTGGTACGAGATTCCAAACATGCTCCGCAACGGAACTCTGCATCAGTTGCTGCAGTCACGGCCGAACCTGAAGCACATGATGCTGCACAATATCGACACGCTGGGCGCGAACGTTGATCCTGGATTGCTGGGCACACACATCGAGCACGGCAACTGTTTGAGTTTTGAAGTGATCGAACGGCGGCTGGACGATCGCGGCGGCGGGCTGGCGAGAGTCAATGGTCGACCTCGGTTGGTGGAAGGTTTGGCCATGCCGCGGGAACGCGACGAGTTCAAGCTGACTTACTACAACTCGCTCACGACATGGATTGATATCGACCAGTTGCTCAGCGTGCTGGGGTTGTCGCGGGAAGAGCTTGGTGATCAAGAGAAAGTTGATCGCTGTGTTCGCGAATTGTCCCAGCAAATGCCGACTTACATCACGCTCAAGGATGTGAAGAAGCGTTGGGGGAACGGCCAGGAGGACGTGTTCCCCGTTGCCCAGTTCGAGAAACTGTGGGGCGACATGTCGGCGCTTTCAGATGTTACTAGCAATTTTTTCGTGATCTCGTTGCAGCGAGGCCAACAGCTCAAAGAGCAGGCTCAGCTTGACGGATGGCTTCGCGACGGCACGGCAGGATTCGTGAATGGCTTGTGCGAGTGGAGTGACTGAATCCGCCAGCGTGTCAGCCTGCCAGCGGAGCGATTTAGTGAACTCAGTCGCGTCGTGCATGGTGTTGAATGTTGTCGCCAAGCCCTGTTGTCGAACGAAGTATAGTTTGTGCCCTTCGTTCGATTCACGTCGAAACCGGGCTGTTCGATCGCTGTAGCTGATTTTCGGCTGACGCATCGAGCAATTTTCCGTCGATTGGTTTGGGTGGATATGGGGGTTTGCCCTCATGTGTTGACTTCGTCCGGTGGCCGTTGAGCCAGTGAACTAGCTTTTCAGTGAAGACAGTTTCACTTTATAAGTTTCGACGTCATGAAGTTACTCCCGGGAAGTCCGACCTTGGTTTCGAATGCCAGTTGCGTGCCTGTTTCGGATAAAGCAGCGGAACAGCCGCCAGCGCCGGGTTCGCCGCCAAAAGTACTCCGGATCTCACCCGTCGATTCAGGAAAAGGGCTGAGGTCGATCGATACGGATACATTCGTGTTTGGCCGTGATGAAAGCTGCGACCTGGTCGTGGCCGAGACCTTGGCATCGCGGCGGCATGCCAAGATCGTTCGTGATGGCGAGAACTGGTTTGTCGTTGATCTTGGATCGACCAACGGGACCTTCGTCAACGATGTTCGAGTGGATAGCCAGCAGCTGTATTCCGGCGATTGTCTGCGCGTCGGACGATGGACGTTCAAATTTTTTGACGCTGATAATATTGAAGCCCACTACTACGAGTCGGTCTATCGAATGATGACTCAGGATGCGCTGACAGGATCGTGGAATCGGCGGTACCTGATGGACGTTCTTGAACGGGAACTTCACCGCCATGCTCGCTCGAAACAACCAGTCGGTTTGTTGATGATCGACTTCGATCACTTCAAATCAATTAACGACAGGTACGGTCATCTCGTCGGCGACGAAGTTCTTGCTGAGTTTGGTCGACGAGTAAAAGCCGTCACCAGAAACAGTGAAGTGTTCGCTCGTTTTGGTGGCGACGAATTCGCAGTCGTTTTGGTGAACACAGATTTCGAATCTGCGTTGAAGGCCACCGAACGGCTTCGCGAAGCAGCGATCGGCGATCCATTTTTTACGTCCAGCGGAATCCTTGAATGCTCGTTGAGTTGCGGCATCGCTGTTTGCGATGCCGGGAATTCCCTGACGCGAGAAGAGTTGCTGGACGCGGCTGACAAGAACCTCTTCAAGGCCAAGAACGCCGGTCGCAATCAGGCGATTGGCTAGAGTTCATCTGGGTGACACCCGTTCACAATGGCGACTACGGAATTTCGTTCATTCGTTTTCGCAGCCGTCTTAGCGTCCGCGATTTAGCCTGATAGACGCTGGCGATACTGATGCCCAATTGCTCCGCGACCATCGAAGCCGGTTTCTCGTCGATTGTGGTCAGCCAGAAAGCCTGCCACGTTGCGTCGTCGCATTCAGATTTCACCATCTGCAACACTCGTTGTGGCAGTCGCGATTCCAGATTTGCGGCGCTGATGCTTTCTTCCCAATTCGCGTATATCGGTGATTCCAGGTCCGCGATTTTCCGCATTGCCGTAGATCCACCTCGTGCGTCAGGTTGTTTTTGCTTTCGCCGAAACACGTCGCGGATCTGATTGCGAGTGATCGTCGCCAGCCACGAGCGAAAACTGCCGTTGTCTTTTAGCCGTTCAAAGGAAGCGATGCGTCTGGCGATCGAGATGAAAACATCCTGCACCACATCGGCCGAATCGCAACCCGACAAACCGGCTTGTCGGGACCAGCGATAGATGATCGGCGAAAAAATATCGACCATTCGTGCCCACGCGTCGGGATGCATCGCCTGAACGCGTACCAACAGCGATGAAGAGATCGAAGGTAGCGATTCAGGTTGCTGGGGCATGAAAATCCCGAAAGCCGATCAGGTTCAGGCGATTGCTTCTTGCATCTCTTCGGCGATCGATTCGTCCAGGCGTGGACCAAACTTGGACACAACGCGTGACGCCAGATAGTTGCCCCAGCGAGCCGATTTTTCTGGCGACAGTCCGTTGGTCAACCCGTACAGCACGCCTCCGGCGAACGCGTCTCCGGCGCCTACCGTATCGACCGCTTTCACCTCAAAGCCATCGACTTTTGAAATCTGGCCATCGATCACGACATAGCTTCCGTTAGCGCCGTCGGTGATAAAGGAATGATTGCAGATTGCACCGATTTCTTTGACGCACTGCTGGAGGTCATCGTTGCCGATAAATTTTCGGGCTTCGTCGGCGTTGCAGAAAATGATATCGCAGTGCTCTCGAACGACGTCTTTAAACTGCTCGGCAAACAAATCGACAAGGAAAGAATCAGAGAACGTGAACGCTGAAAGGACTCCATTGGCTTTTGCGTGTTTGAAAACTTCCAAGCAGGCTTCCCGCGGTCCATCAGAACTCCACAAATAGCCTTCGACATAACAGCATTTGGATTGAGCCAGCATGTCGAAATCAACATCGGACTTGCCCAGCGAAGTCGAAACGCCAAGGTGAGTGCACATCGTTCGTTCGGCATCGGGCGTTGTCAGGATGACGCTTGAACCGGTTGGTTCGTGGCCTGTTTCCGAAGGCGGAACGTAGAACAGAATGCCTTCGCTCTCCATGCCTTTTTTGTAATACTCGCCATTGGTATCGTCGGCAACACGACCTGTGTACACCGCTGATCCGCCGCTTTGAGCAATCGCCACCATTGTGTTGGCTGCCGATCCGCCGGCGGCGAAAGTCAGCGAGGGATCGTGGATCGCTGTGAGAATGTCGCCCTGCTGCTCGGTCGACATCAGAGCCATGCTGCCTTTGTTCAACGAAAGGTCATTGATGACGTGATCTTCAACCTGAGCCAAAATGTCTACGATTGCGTTGCCCACACCAAAGACGTCGTACTTTTTATCGCTCACAATGTTTCCTGTTAGAGTTGCACTTCTTGCAGCGATGTCGCTGCTGGCCGACATTATGGTACAAGGTGAGCTACTGGCAAAGGATGGGAACTCCAATCACCACTCGAACCCGCGATGCGGCGGATCAAAACCGTTGCCTCGCGGCAGTCTCGGCCTGCTATTTGAGCGTCAAAACTCAGGAACAACAACGTAATGGAATCGAACGAACCGTCTAAACGCCGTCCACAAAATTGCCCGGAACGTCAACGCATGGAGGACGACCGCCAACGAAAAGCCAACTGGAAACGTTGGGGGCCGTACCTGGCGGAACGTCAGTGGGGCACGGTCCGCGAGGACTATTCTGAAAACAGTGACTCGTGGCGTTCGTTCACGCACGAAGAAGCAGTCTCTCGCGCCTATCGTTGGGGCGAAGACGGTTTGCTTGGAATCACCGATCGGCAAGGTCGGCTGAGTTTCGCGCTCGCGCTGTGGAATGGAAAAGATCCGATTTTGAAAGAGCGTCTGTTTGGGTTGACCGGTCCTGAAGGCAACCACGGCGAGGACGTCAAGGAACACTATTTCTACCTTGATTCGTCACCGACGCATTCTTACATGAAGGCGCTGTACAAGTATCCGCAGTGCGAGTTTCCATACCAGCAATTGCGGGAAGAAAACGCCCGGCGTGGCTACGACGATCTGGAGTACGAACTCGAAGACACTGGTGCGTTCGAAGACGATCGCTACTTTGATGTTACCGCGGAGTATGCCAAGAACGGCCCGAACGACATTCTGATTCGGGTCACGGTTTGCAATCGCGGACCCGAGACGGCGCCGCTGCACTTGCTGCCAACGCTTTGGTTTCGAAATACATGGTCGTTCGGCAGATCGGGCGAAGGCTATTGGCCCAAACCGAGACTGTCAAAGTTGGTGCCCGGACAG is part of the Mariniblastus fucicola genome and harbors:
- a CDS encoding RNA polymerase sigma factor, coding for MPQQPESLPSISSSLLVRVQAMHPDAWARMVDIFSPIIYRWSRQAGLSGCDSADVVQDVFISIARRIASFERLKDNGSFRSWLATITRNQIRDVFRRKQKQPDARGGSTAMRKIADLESPIYANWEESISAANLESRLPQRVLQMVKSECDDATWQAFWLTTIDEKPASMVAEQLGISIASVYQAKSRTLRRLRKRMNEIP
- a CDS encoding UTP--glucose-1-phosphate uridylyltransferase, whose protein sequence is MSVATKKNSLVDIITSTEDDVRNQSLDAVCEGATLDELLQHCEALDSFWRQTDNLYHRVRALFFLFSIHRFQLPPHYGPDHSGNIPFDAWQHLLERRFTEAIDELLEVQQSEGPCDGLSSALASSYHELGFQTLADQVRKSVRTVRGNQWMFRTGHPADHPLRFRKELLQKDESNASYPMLKETTAVRMDFTHSAWSDIFFLGMDFPSGAKVINASVNLGVMGRDKQPRPPIECYLRVIDQPVLKLTSTDLKASAEIETIAEVFDFAKDYLGLLKAAVIAAGIVPPGMEGCGQTMESLLERLVGPGLGLEIVSKVNDIPKGSRLAVSTNLLGSLISVCMRATGQVSELTGGLQESDRRIIAARAILGEWIGGSGGGWQDSGGVWPGIKLICGSEAESGDPEFGVSRGRLLPKHEVFSSEEVTPETRKALQDSLVLVHGGMAQNVGPILEMVTEKYLLRSPVEWEARKEAIEILGEITRGLKEGDIRAIGKATSRNFFGPLQKIIPWCTNLFTNSLVEQSEQKWGDQFWGFWMLGGMAGGGMGFIFDPAVKEDAKRWLQTTMIETRDRMQTRLPFAMTPVVYDFEINDRGTWSEMLAGDDARMPGEYYALQVPGWLKQESHELPALARRELEQLGSEFRNEGQSATLQKLIESILPGRKSTGVREDSLGELLERFGFDRELHEQIQTDLQSGRFGLSQNRLPLNTSIKDVEYEDVVDVRESISRFARSAGEAAIANGEVAVVTLAAGVGSRWTEGAGVVKGLHPFAQLSGKHRSFLEVHLAKSNRISKQFASQENAIPHIITTGYMTHEPIAEHLSQVSNYGYPGQVILSPGRYVGLRTIPMVRDLRFAWQEMPQQVLDQQQQKVRDSARAALIRWARQMGEGTDYTDNMPMQCLHPVGHWYEIPNMLRNGTLHQLLQSRPNLKHMMLHNIDTLGANVDPGLLGTHIEHGNCLSFEVIERRLDDRGGGLARVNGRPRLVEGLAMPRERDEFKLTYYNSLTTWIDIDQLLSVLGLSREELGDQEKVDRCVRELSQQMPTYITLKDVKKRWGNGQEDVFPVAQFEKLWGDMSALSDVTSNFFVISLQRGQQLKEQAQLDGWLRDGTAGFVNGLCEWSD
- a CDS encoding diguanylate cyclase: MKLLPGSPTLVSNASCVPVSDKAAEQPPAPGSPPKVLRISPVDSGKGLRSIDTDTFVFGRDESCDLVVAETLASRRHAKIVRDGENWFVVDLGSTNGTFVNDVRVDSQQLYSGDCLRVGRWTFKFFDADNIEAHYYESVYRMMTQDALTGSWNRRYLMDVLERELHRHARSKQPVGLLMIDFDHFKSINDRYGHLVGDEVLAEFGRRVKAVTRNSEVFARFGGDEFAVVLVNTDFESALKATERLREAAIGDPFFTSSGILECSLSCGIAVCDAGNSLTREELLDAADKNLFKAKNAGRNQAIG
- the hrpA gene encoding ATP-dependent RNA helicase HrpA, which produces MTQLPNPSEFRSAIDQTMLTDEHWLRSNFRRLKNQPESGNAGDLAKLENFLKRFAASKERFSKRESLLPKPQLDETLPIAARSEEITEAILNHQVVVISGETGSGKSTQLPLIALQAGLGIRGMIGHTQPRRIAARGVAARLASQIGTPLGKDVGFKIRFDDKTGNDTFIKLMTDGILLAETQSDRFLNQYEMIIIDEAHERSLNIDFLLGGLKRILATRKDLKLIITSATINTQRFADHFTVDKDKPVPIINVEGRTYPVEIRYQPPTSPDGGDSQIEVSDHVAQTCRELVREEDGDILVFLPTEAEIRTVSRKLKAVLGGSRIEVLPLYARLSTGQQNEIFQPKSARRIVLATNVAESSITVPRISCVVDTGTARISHYAAKSKVQRLPIEPVSQASANQRSGRCGRIGPGVAVRLYAEDDYESRQKFTTPEIRRTNLASVILQTLHLRLGDIEEFPFIDPPRVENVRDGFKTLFEVGAVDEKKHLTREGRKLARLPVDPRIGKMIFSADREGCLAEVLVIASALEIQSPKLRPVERKQAADQAHEQFANEKSDFLGLLNIWDWYHERKEDLSKSKLKKACEQNFISFSLMRQWQEIYRQLKSMVGREGLKIRDRKNDYNAIHRSLMCGLLSGVAMLGDKHEFTGSGGIKFHLWPGSDVFGTKPKWIIAAEIVETTKRYGRTVASISPDWIERLAPHLIKKRHTDARWSKKKQSVMVSEHVSLFGLPIVAGRAVHYGPIDAAAARTIFIDRGLCGDEFEGTPDFYIHNQWLVEELEKEAAKTRDRDLVIDPFVTPAFYEQHLPEDVFDNRSLLQKLKSDPSLDQKLRMTKSDLLPGADLGNSQELFPNEVQIGSMEIPIEYKFSPGDKNDGATIRLPVEGIGQLDDVQTGWLIPGLMKSRVIELIRSLPKATRRMVVPAPETADTVVAEIEFGKGKFTEAVARELSKVAGQPISPSEFKLEKLSPHLKVNVEVVDEQGEVVAEGRSVAELRQQLGAEHSSSIVEVEDETWTQDGLKEWTWGDLPVEVPIQRGATRLTAFPAIIDQQDSVGLRLTDSKESAESKTRGGLIRLFRMLNRKAVKSQVNWLPEFDHHALLLSRFVPTKSLRDELGDLIVRIAFVEREKIPRTESDFQALSAESVERISIATQAVAKWLPKFSAAAHATDLALGNIPASRGTTKHDIKNQLSSLTTESFLGTTAWMWLKEYPRYFEGIARRIEKITSFPAEKDRELADEIEHFWTRYIELKEQHEAIGIVDPELIQFRWMIEEYRVSLFAQNLGTVIKVSSKRLDKQLDKVRRV
- a CDS encoding sugar phosphate nucleotidyltransferase gives rise to the protein MSIRRAVITAAAPDQKSLPLQSLVDQHGNPKTALELILDECVDAGAEEICVIVCPGAGETFTRSAGQHANRLTFVEQANPRGYGDALFRARNFVGNEPFLHLVSDHVYISHSDHGCARQVVELASQENCVVSAVQETRENMLPFFGTVGATRSGNRDDVYDVNSVVEKPTPTRAEQDLIVAGLRSSHYLCLSGMHVLTPGVMEVLGEQINATEGSIQLSDALHAAAQRERYLALRVKASRYNIGEKYGLLKSQLALALNGKDRDDILAELLELVATTGGGA
- a CDS encoding adenosine kinase, producing the protein MSDKKYDVFGVGNAIVDILAQVEDHVINDLSLNKGSMALMSTEQQGDILTAIHDPSLTFAAGGSAANTMVAIAQSGGSAVYTGRVADDTNGEYYKKGMESEGILFYVPPSETGHEPTGSSVILTTPDAERTMCTHLGVSTSLGKSDVDFDMLAQSKCCYVEGYLWSSDGPREACLEVFKHAKANGVLSAFTFSDSFLVDLFAEQFKDVVREHCDIIFCNADEARKFIGNDDLQQCVKEIGAICNHSFITDGANGSYVVIDGQISKVDGFEVKAVDTVGAGDAFAGGVLYGLTNGLSPEKSARWGNYLASRVVSKFGPRLDESIAEEMQEAIA